The Hippoglossus hippoglossus isolate fHipHip1 chromosome 4, fHipHip1.pri, whole genome shotgun sequence DNA window ACAATCGGATATTTATCAGCAGCATAATGGCTGTTATCattgtcactttgtgtgttcGTCCAGTTACAAATTCACATATGCATTGACAATCTTTAAACAGGTATATGAGCACAAGTAAGTGTAAGTTGTCTTGTATCTGCTAATGACAGGCATACATTAGAAAATGAGGAGACATCCAGTAGAAGGTCAATTGGATTGACAAACACTAACAAAATGTCACAGGGCTGAAATAGAGTGAGTCACGTTTGATGTCTGAGGATTGTTTTGTGAATCTGATAGAATGTTGAGTTGTTCTTCTAATTAGGTGGTTAATGACTTATAGTCAGATGTAAAAGCTGTGAAAACCATGGGGAGATTACTTTCTATCTGATCCACACCTATGTCACATAGCATAGACACTACACCCAACTCCTAAAAGCTGGTAATGCAATGAACGATGGATAATTGTGATCAAAGCAAAGTCACTAGTGTCAGTTAACAGAAAGTATTCTGTTTAGTTTCTGCCAGTTTTACCGAAAGTTAACAAGCTGCTAAGCCTGTTAAGATTTCCCACTGATAGATTCCAGGAGAGTTCTCGTCCTGTAGAAGTCACACCTTCAGATGGAGCAGGAGTTTGCCCTCTTCCTTGGTTTAGCCTCCACAAAATCCCTGTCATCGGCTGCACAGTGGCTGAAAGAGCAAATTGTCTGCGAGAGTCTACGCATGCCCAGGCGGAAAACACTATTAGAGAGGCTGTAGATAACACAGTTGCAAAAGCTGTTGCTAATGGCCAGCCAGGTGGTGATGAAGGAAAGGGCAGGACTGTCCAGCACATGGGAGCTCTCTAACATGAAGTAGATGATGTAGGGCAGCCAAAGCATATAGAAAACACTGGTGATGCGGAAGAGCACCATCGCATAGCGTCGATCTGGTCCGTGCCCTCCCTGATGCCCACTGCTGCCACCCCCCTCACCAGCCTCCATCTCCTGGCTGGGAAAACGTGCTCGTCGTTCACTGATCTCCCTATTGTGCTGCTGGCAAATGCGAAATATGTGGTAATAAGTGAAACAGACAACAAGTGCAGCAGGTGCATAGAGCAGGCACACTACAAAGCCTGTAAAAAGGGCAGAAGTTGGCCAAGAGTGAGCACACCACTCAAAAATGTCCCCATGATATCCTGGCTTACCCCACCCGAAGAAGGAGGGCAGGAAAACCAGACTCGAGTAGACACAGATGAGGGTGATGCAGCCTCGTAACCGACATGGTGTCACCAGCTGGTTGTAAGATAGTGGTTTTGTAATGGCCAAGTAGCGGTCCACGCTGATGCAAGCCAAGCAGGCCATCGAAACACTCTTCAGCACAGAAATAACATAGCTGAAAACCTGGCACGTGATGGGCTCCTGGACACCTGCTGGGTAGTGGAGCAGAGACAGGGTGGGCACCAGGCAACTAAGACCCACCAGCAGATCGGCGTACGCCATTGTCTGGATGAAGTAGCTGGTAGTGTAATGATGTAGTAGGGGGGCGCAGTGGAACACAAAGATCACTGTCAGGTTCCCTGCAATAATGAGCACTGTCAGAAGTACAATGACAGCAGTCTCCAGGACGCAAGTCTCTAGGCCTTCATTTAGCCCCCAGCCCAAGGGACAAGAGTGGTTGGAGGTCCGTCCATGAAAGAAGTCTCCATGGCTGCTGTTGGCAGTGAGCACCGGGTCCGTTgtcagttcagactggttcaTTGTTCTGGGTGCTATCCAGGTGGGTCAGGTTTGTGGTGTGCCACCCATACGGCAGCTGGCCTGAAACTGGAGAACTGCCTGCCTCCTCCCGCTCTTTACTGGGCATCTGCAACCGCGGAGCTCAATACTCTCCACTCATTCTCTCTTTCACCGTACACTCACATAGCTGGGTCTCAATCAAATGAACACTGACTTGAGGAAAATCAATAAAGGCTATGGAATAGTAGGACAAGCCATTCGGCTCTCCTTGTCCAATCACTCATGGTTAGTGAAAGTAGTGGGTGGGTAACAGTCAGGagtgagaggggaaaaaaagctgtaTTCCTTCAGTAAACCTAAGGCAGAGTAGCGATTGTGCTGTGGCCAGCATCTATCCCAAAGGCGAGTTTCCCGGCTGCTTTGCCTGCCAGTCAGTGGCCTCATCTCCTGATTTTAATGAGGGTTGCCATCGGGAGACTCACAGCATAAACTGTCCTCACAAgggcagaaaacacagaagatTCGAGGGAGGAGAACATCAGATCAAATTTACAGTGTGCAATTACCtttcaaaaaatacatttaagcAACTATTTCCTGGGGAGAGAAAAAGCTTCTTAGGAGAGTCTCTCTTGGTGTGTAATTACATCCATCTCTTACATCCAAAGTTTCAATGTGCTCGTGTGTTTACTATGTTACAGCAGGCTTCCCTTATTTTGGTGGTCCGCTGGTCAGTGTCTGGAGCCCATGAATGTCCAGCTATTGTCTgaatcaaaacacagacacaggctaGAACAACAAGGGGATCTCCGCAGGAGATAATGTCACAGCTCTCTCAACACACATGGCGCTGGGGGGAAATGTGTTTACAAGGCATCCTCAGGCAGAATAAGGTAACAACCAAGCGCATCAAAATGTCTGGATGAGTACTGCCATTAAAGTGATGTAAAGTTTGAATCCAAATGTGCAAACTTGCCTCTCAGTGTTCTGGACTGCAATTTGCAAAagataaacaaatgtaaaaggcCAGTAGTTGATGAAAGCGTTGAATGTCTGAGTTCCGTGGAGGCAGGTGAAAGGACTCTCCAGGAGCAATAAGAGGCCGGCTGAATAACTCAGCGCTCCACTCACTTTGGCTCCTCAGCAATCCTGTGGCAGACACTTGCAGAGAGGGGTGTGGGGATCATTCAGCAATCCACTTATTTATCCCATCAACTTATTAGCATTTTTGCTGTGACCTTCTGAAGAATCCGCAGGAAGAGATTTAGCAACTTCTCCTCAAGTGCCTAGTGCGATCATAGACTTTCTAACTTGAATTAGTCAATTCAAGTATTAACTATTGAAGCTAAGTATAGCCTTGTTTTAAACTCCTCTCTCAGTGTGTCTGTTGCCTTGTACAAAATACCGGCATTGCAACAAAAGGGGAATCCACTCAAGCAacataaagaaaagaacaagtCTCGGTTGGAGTCCCAGTCTTAAGCACTGTCCTCTGCAAGCGTCC harbors:
- the gpr52 gene encoding G-protein coupled receptor 52 codes for the protein MNQSELTTDPVLTANSSHGDFFHGRTSNHSCPLGWGLNEGLETCVLETAVIVLLTVLIIAGNLTVIFVFHCAPLLHHYTTSYFIQTMAYADLLVGLSCLVPTLSLLHYPAGVQEPITCQVFSYVISVLKSVSMACLACISVDRYLAITKPLSYNQLVTPCRLRGCITLICVYSSLVFLPSFFGWGKPGYHGDIFEWCAHSWPTSALFTGFVVCLLYAPAALVVCFTYYHIFRICQQHNREISERRARFPSQEMEAGEGGGSSGHQGGHGPDRRYAMVLFRITSVFYMLWLPYIIYFMLESSHVLDSPALSFITTWLAISNSFCNCVIYSLSNSVFRLGMRRLSQTICSFSHCAADDRDFVEAKPRKRANSCSI